In Pseudomonas abieticivorans, the genomic window TGACGGGTTTGCTCAGCAGCAGCTTTTCCGTCGCCAGGGGCAGGTAGCCGCCGCCCACGTCGGAATGGCAGCCTGGCACGAACAGATCGTTGTCGGTGCGGGTGAGGGAGAAGTTGTGACGGTACTCGTCATCGGCCACCAGCTGCACTATCTGGCGAGCAGCACGTGGGGCCAGCCGTAGGTTGACCCCGGGGTTAAGGATATTGTGCGGGCTGAAGTCGTTGCTCAGGGGATCGACGATGCCCGCAACGGTGTCGAAAAGGCCGATGAAGTTGAGGATAAGGTCGCGGCCAGGGAGCCAGTTGAAATCAGCGGCCAGCAAGGGTGAACCTGCCGGTAATACCTTTGCCAGTAAACTCTTCGGCCCTTTGAGCAGGTCATTGGCGCAGTGTCGGGCCGCTGCTGCACCGCGACTGAAGCCAAACAGATCGACCTCGATTCGGTTGATCTTGAGTTTGGGATTGTACTCCTGAAGCTGTCGCAACTGCTGCAGCACTGAAGCGGGTGCCTGTTCAACCCGAGCCACTACGCCAGTGCTGCCTCGGCCGGTACCCTGGCTGTAGAGAGAGTCACCCTGGCCACTAGTTGTGCCGATGCCTTCAATGTAGACCTTGATATGAGCTTCATTCGCGTCGGAGGCCAGCGTTTTACTTGAATGATCCGGATAAAGATCATGCAACCGCGCCACATTACTGGTCTCGCTCCCATAACTATTAGCCGGCACCACCCCCGAAGCCTCATACCCAAACGCTGCGCAGCGTTGGCGAATATCGGCCGTCGCCTCACCATCCAAACCCACGTCCCGGGCCCGGCAACCTTCGCCCGTCGCGCTGTTGCCCTGGTTGTTACCCGTGCCGTCGAAGAACAGGCCCAGGCGCAGCACGATGCCGTGCGCTTGCAGTTCCTCTTCTTCCTCCTCTTCTTCCAGGCTGCAATCCTGGCGTGCAGCCCCATGCTGGATGGGGGCCGAGGCTTGAGTTCGCTTGGGCTCGGGCGTAAAAGCGGTCGCCATTTGCGTGGCACTGGCGCCCTCGGAGGGTGCTTTAAATTGATAAGTGGCAGTGAACACCGACGGGATCAACTGGGCCTGGCAAGGGCAACCGCTGAAGCTGTCCAAGGTGCCGGCCATCCGCCGGCCATGGCTGATCATGTGCGAAATGCCACCGAGAATCTGATACGCCTTGCCGTCTTTGCCACAGGACACTTGATCGCCCTCGCAGGAATGCAGGACGCCATACATATTGATGCGAGGGTCACCTTCCAAAACCGTACCGCCGCAGGTGGTCTTGTCACCCAGGCCAATGAAATATCCGATTGACATGCAAATCCTTTTGACGGGTAGGGCCCGCTCGGCATCTTGCCGAGCGAGCCGCGGGGCAATGATTGGGCGTGAACGAATTCACGGCCCCAACGGTAGAACCCAGGACCATCAAAAGTATGTAGGACGTTTCTGAATCGGCGCTTTGAAAGGGCTGTCAGGGCCGCGGGATGGGTCGAAAAGCCTTCTAGTCAGCCTTATCGAGCCCTGTAGGCCCTGTGCAACTCGCGGTGGGGCGGCTCACACGCGCTTGAAGCTGACCACTGCCGTCAACCCGCCCCCCGGCGTTTCCTCCAGCGTGATGCTGCCACCCAGGCGCATCACGGCATCGCGGGCCAGGGTCATGCCCAGACCGACGCCGCCGGAGTTGCGGTTGCGCGACCCTTCCACCCGGTAAAACGCTTCGAACACCGTTTCGCGCAAGCTGGCCTCGATACCGGGGCCGTGGTCGATAATTCGAATCGTCACCTGGCTGGCGCTGTCGCGCAGGTCCACCAGGGTGGCGCCGCCGTAGCGCAGGGCGTTGTCGATCAGGTTGCTCAGGCAGGAGCGCAGCGCGATCGGCTGTACCAGCAGCGGCCGGCAATGGCCGCGGGTGCTGATGTCGTCACCGTGGTCCTGGGCGTTTTCGCACAAGGATTCGACCAGTGCCTGCACGTCATACAATTGCACGGCTTCGCAGGTGCGCTGCTCATGCAGGTAGCTCAGGGTAGCGTCGAGCATGCTGATCATGTCGTCCAGGTCCTGGCGCATCTGGCTTTGCAGTTTCAGGTCGTCGACCTGCTCGATGCGCAGCTTCATGCGTGACAGCGGCGTGCGCAGGTCGTGGGACACCGCCCCAAGCATTTGCGAGCGCTGACGCACCTGCTGGCGAATGCGTTGCTGCATGCGGTTGAAGATGTGCGCGGCCTGGCGCGATTCCCGTGGGCCGGTTTCTTCCAAGGGTTCGCTGTCGAGGTTTTCGCTCAAGCGCTCGGCGGCCTCGCTGAATTGCCGGATAGGCCGCGACAGCAGGCGCGCGCCCCACCAGGCGACCGCGATGATCGAGATAAACTGGATCACCAGGAACGCCATGGGCGGGGTGTTGGGCGGTGGGTGCGCGATCAACCGCCCACTCTCGTCCAATGTGGGCGAATGGGGTGGCCCCATGCCGTACTTCTGGAACCAGAAGTACGCCACCACGTGGGCGACGACAATGGCAACCATCGACATGCCGAACAGCCGCGCGAACAGCGTACTGGTGCCTTGCATCAAGCAATTTCCTGCGCGTCGAACAGGTAACCCTCGCCGCGCAGGGTTTTGATCAGGCGCGGGGACTTGGGGTCGTCGCCCAGTTTTTGGCGCAGGCGCGAGACCAGCAGGTCAATGCTGCGGTCGAAGGCCTCGATGGCCCGGCCGCGGGCGTTGTCCAGCAAGTGTTCACGGCTGAGGACCTGGCGCGGGTTCTCCAAAAACACCCACAGCAGGCGGAATTCGGCGTTGGACAAGGGCACGGTCAGGCCATCGGTGGAGACTAGCTGGCGCAACACGCTGTCCAGCCGCCAGTTGTCGAAACGCACGCTCACCCGTTGTTCGCTGCGCTCGTCGCGCACCCGGCGCAGCACGGTCTGGATGCGCGCCACCAACTCACGGGGCTCGAACGGCTTGGCCATGTAGTCATCGGCGCCCAGTTCCAGGCCGATGATCCGGTCGGTGGGTTCACAGCGCGCGGTCAGCATCAGGATCGGCACGTCGGAGGTGCTGCGCAGCCAGCGGCACAGCGACAGGCCGTCTTCGCCAGGCAGCATCAAGTCCAGCACCACCACGTCAAACGATTGTTCGGCCAGGGCCCGGCGCATTTCCACGCCATCGCCTACGCCCGTGGCCTGGATGCCGAAACGCGCCAGGTAGTCGCTGAGCAGTTCGCGCAGCGGCACGTCGTCGTCGACCACCAGCGCGGTGGTGTACCAGCGCTTGTCGGCGTCCAGGGATGAGTCTGTGTCTACGGGGGTTGTGGTAAGCGTTTGCATGCCTTGGAGTCCGCCTGGGAGACGCCAGCGGGCGTCAACGTATGAAGTGAAGGGCCTAGGGTCGGTCACTGGCGTGTCGCGGGGATGTCGGGTGTGTATCAAGGTGGTGCAATGTGCCGGCAGGCGATGGGCGGTATGAGCGCAAACCGGCACCCTGCCCGCAGGGCGCAGGCAGGAGGGTTATCGAGGGCGGGCGGACCGAGGCCAGATCAGCTTTGTATCAAGACCCATACGCGGCGCCCGAAAAAGCCAATCACTGACGCCGCCGTAGCATCCAGCCCCAGCTCAGCCCGAGCAGGGCGGCCACCACCGATGCACAGAGCACGGCGAGTTTGGCGGCCGAGAGCAAGCTGGGGTCGATAAAGGCCAGCGCCGAGATAAAGATCGACATCGTAAAGCCTATGCCGGCCAGCAGCCCCACCAACGCCACGCCGCCCCAGGTGACGCCGGCAGGCAGTTCGCAACACCTGGACTTGACCAGCAGGCTACACGCCATGATGACGCCCAGGGGTTTGCCCAGTACCAAGGCCACTATCACCGCGATGAAGGCCTGTTGCGACAGGTGATTGTTCAGGTCGGCTCCGGCCAGGTTGACGCCGGCATTGGCCAGGGCAAACAGCGGCATGATCCCGAACGCCACCCAGGGGTGCAGTGATGACTGGACCCGTTGAACCGGGGTCAGCATTTCCCGCTGCGCCTGGCGAAGCTGCTTGAGGGGCGCGCTGACCGACTGCTGGGCCTCGGGCTTGCCGGAAAACCGATCGACCAGTTCGTGGAAGTTGCGCTGGATCATATCCAGGGGCTTTTCCTTCATAGGCATCGACCGCACCGGCGTCAACAGGCCCAGGATGACCCCCGCCAGCGTTGGGTGAACACCGGTTTTGAACAAGCCATACCAGATGATCGCGCCGGGCAGTAGGTAGAGCGCCGCCTTGCCGATGCCCATACGCTGAAACGCCAGCACCATCAGCACCCCCGCCGCGGCGATGGCGATCCCCGCGTAGTCCAGGCTTGCGGTGTAGAAGATTGCGATGATCAATATGGCGACGATGTCATCGATGATCGCCAGGGCCAGGAGGAGCACCCTGACACCGCCTGGCACCGACTTGCCGAGCAGCGCCAGCACACCGACGGCGAACGCGATGTCGGTGGCGGTGGGGATGGCCCAGCCATGCACGGCCTCGGTCCCGTGGTTGATCGCCAGATAGATCAGCGCCGGCACGATCACCCCGCCCAAGGCGGCGCCCAATGGTAGAAACGCGAGCTTGACGGTTGCCAGCGCACCGTTGTGGATCTCCTGACGGATTTCGGCGCCCACCACCAGAAAGAACACGGTCATCAAGACGTCATTGACCAAAAAGTGCACGGATTGCGAAAGGCTGTAGGCGCCCAACGACAGGGTGATGGGGGTTTCCCAGAAGTGCGTGTAGCCGTCGGCATAACTACTGTTGGCCCAGGCCAGGGCGAGCAGGGCGGCCACCAGCAGCGCAATGCCACTGACTGCCTCGATATGGGAAAAACGTTCCAGTGCCGACAGCGCCCGTTCGGTCAAGACTTGCGGGCGCGGGATCACAGGTTTGGCTGCAGGGGCATTTTCAGCGGGCACGGGGGCTCCAAGTTGGCGGCCCGACCAACGTAGTGTTTAACCTGCACTTTGCGACAGGCAAAAGCGCACCCGGTCAGGATCATATTAAGTGTGACGGCGTGTTGCAAATATTCCGCCGCCGCTCAAGGTTCAAGGGGCCGGCGGGGATCAGGCGCCGAGTCGCAACGCCTGATCGGAGGAGGGCCCTAAGGTACGGCTACAGCACCAGGCCTGGAAGCCATAGCGAAATGGCCGGAATATAGGTGACCGCCATCAATACCAGTAACAGCGCCACGTAGAACGGTATCAGGGCCTTGACGGTAGATTCGATGCTGACCTTGCCCACCGCCGCGCCCACGAACAGCACGGCACCTACCGGCGGGGTGATCAGGCCGATGCCCAGGTTCACCAGCATGATCATGCCAAAGTGCACCGGGTCCACGCCAATGCCGATGATCACGGGCAGCAGGATCGGCGTGAGGATCAGAATCAGCGGGGCCATGTCCATCATCGTGCCCAGCAACAGCAGCATGACGTTGATGCACATGAGGATCACGTAACGGTTGTCCGACAGGGTCAGGAACGCTGCGGTGATCTTCATGGGGATTTCCATGAGCGTCAGGATGTAGCCGAAGCTGGCGGCGAAGCCGATCAGAATCATGACGATGGAAACGGTGCGCACGGCCCGGTGCATTAATTTGGGCAGGTCGCGCCATTTGTAGTCCCGGTAAATGAACATGGTCACGAAAAACGCCCAGAGCACGGCAATCGCCGCCGACTCGGTTGCCGTGAAAATGCCAGACAGGATACCGCCCAGGATGATGACCATCGCCATCATCCCCCACAGGGCTTCGGCGGCGATCTTCAGAGCCTGGCGCAGCGGGATGACCTCGCCCTTGGGGTAGTTGCGCCGGCGCGCGAAGATCATGCACAAGACCATCATCACGGCGCTGAGCAGCAACCCCGGCATGATGCCGGCGATGAACAGCGAACCGATCGACACCGTTCCCCCGGCGGCCAACGAATACAGCACCGAGTTGTGGCTGGGCGGGGTCAGCAGGGCCTGCACCGAACCACTGACCGTCACCGCCGTGGAGAATTCGCGGGGGTAGCCATTGCGTTCCATTTCCGGGATCAGCACCGAGCCCACGGACGCGGTGTCGGCGACCGAGGAGCCAGAAATGGCGCCAAAGAACGTCGACGCCACGATATTGACCAGCGACAGGCCGCCGCGCACGAACCCAACCAGCACCCCGGCAAAGGCCACCAGGCGGCGCGACATGCCGCCTTCGGCCATGATCGCCCCCGCCAGCACGAAGAACGGTATGGCCAGCAGCGAGAATTTGTTGACCCCTCCGGCGACCTGAATCATCAGGGCGTCAAAGGGAATGTCGATCCACCATGCGCCTATCAGCGCCGAAAGCCCCAGTGCGAACGCAACGGGCATGCCAATCAGGATCAGTACGACAAAGCTGCCCAACAGAATCAAAGCATCCATTACACAGCCCCTTCACTTTCTTCAGCCCAATCCAAGCGCACGGCACGGCGGTGGCTTTGGTCACCCAGGAAGAGTTTTTCCAGCACGAAGACCAAGGTCAGGATGCCGCCAACCGGAATCGGCAAGTAGGAAATACCGACGCGCAGGCCGGGCATTTCGCCAAGGAACTGATTCCAGGTGTTGCTGCACAGCTTCAGGCCTTTGACGGCCATGAATACGCACATCAGGGCCATCAGCAGTTGCACGGCAATGGCCGCGCTTTTGCGCAGTACCGGGGGCATGCGTTCGGTGGCCATGTTCACGGCCATGTGCGCGCCGGCACGGTAGCTGGCGGCAGCCCCGAAAAAGGTGAACACCACCATCAAGAGGATCGCGGTGGGTTCCGGCCAACTGGAGCCGGAACCCAGCACATAACGGGCGAAAATCCCCCAGGGGATGATCAATGCCATGGTCAGCATCGACAGCCCGGCAATCGCAATACACATCCGGTAGAGGCCATCGTTGAAGCGCAAGATCGAGTTTTTCATAAGTTCACCACGGCCAGGCGGTGGCGGATCAGTGCCCGCCACCGCAGCATCATCTGTCAGGAAAGGCGTTACTGAACGGCTTCGATGCGCTTGATCAGGTCGGTGTAAGGCGCGCCGTATTTGCTACGCACGTCGGCGGTGGCGTCATAAAAAGCTTTTTTCTGCGCAGGTGTCAGGGTGATGAATTCCACCCCGGCTGCCTTGAGTTTGGTTTCACTCTCGGCCGATTTCTTGTCCCACAGCACGCGCTCCTCGGCCTGGGCTTCGACCGCCAGCTTTTTCACCAGGGTTTTCTGCTCTGGGCTGAGGGTGTTCCAGGTGGCTTTGGACATCACCACCGGCTCCGGCAAAATAAGGTGCTCGGTGAGCGTGTAGTACTTCGCGCTCTGGTAGTGGTTGTGTTCCAGCAGGGTCGGCGGGTTGTTTTCCGCGCCGTCGATCACGCCGGTTTGCAGGGCGCTGAAAATCTCGCCCGTGGCCATGGCTATGCCGTTGCCGCCCATGGCGTTGATGGTGTCGATGAATACCGGGTTACCCTGCACCCGGATCTTCATGCCTTTGAGGTCTGCGATGTCACGCACCGGCTTCTTGGTGTAGAGGTTGCGGGTACCGCCATCCATCCACGCCAGGGCAACCAGGTTGAACTCGGAATGGGTGATCTTGTCGAGCATCTCCTGGCCGATTTCGCCGTCGATGACCTTGCGCATATGGGCATGGTCGCGAAACACGAACGGCAGGTTGAACACGTTCACGTCCGGCACCACCGGGCCGACGATCCCCAGGCTGACCCGGGTCATCTGGATGGCGTTGGCTTGGACCTGTTCGACCACTTCCTTTTCAGACCCCAGCACGCCACCGGCGAACATTTTGAAACTGATGTCGCCGTTGCTGTCCTTGACCAGCTTGTTACCCATTTCCTGTTCAGCCACGACAGTGGGGTAACCGGATGGGTGAACTTCGGCGAATTTGATCTTGACGTCTGCCAGCGCTGTGCCCGAGAGCAACAGCGCTAAAGGGAGTGCGGCGGTGAGTTTGCGGGTGAAGTCCATGGATATCTCCAGTGTTGTTTTTGTTTTTGGATACAGCGGCGTTACGGGGCTAGCGGTACTACCTGCAGGGCGGTGCCGAAGGCGCCTGGGCTCATCACATGGCCGCAGATCGAGGCCGAGGAGGAGCTCTGCGTGTTGTCTGTTGTCGTATAACATGGAGAGATGTTAGGCAGGGGGGTAAGAGTTGTAACGGCATGTAACATGCTCGAAAGTCTGATGGCCGGGTAAGGGATCAGCGCAGGTTGCCTGCTCAAAAGTTGAGGCGCTTTAACCTTCGGCTGCGGCAATTCGACACGCCGCCTGCGCAGTGATAATTCGACCACTGCTCAGCTAACCCTTTGCTTCTCAAGCACAATCCCGGACAATCTGCGCCCCCTTTATGGCCGGGGCGCTGCCTGCTTCATGTTTCATCCCGTCTCGGCCACGTATGAATAACCGGCAAAGCGGAGATTCGACCGGATGAATGAACAGGCCAACAGCCTCGACCAGGCCTATGCCGCGCCACAAGCGCAGCTGAGCCCCTGGAGCCGTCACGACACCACCTGGATGCTGGGCCTGTTTGGCACGGCCATCGGCGCCGGCACCTTGTTTTTGCCCATCAACGCAGGCCTGGGCGGTTTCTGGCCCTTGCTGATCCTGGCGGTGCTGGCGTTCCCCATGACCTATTACGCGCACCGTGGCCTGACCCGTTTCGTGCTGTCGGGCCGTGATGGCGCCGACATCACTGAAGTGGTGGAGGAGCATTTCGGCCTCAAGGCCGGTGCGCTGATCACCCTGCTGTATTTTTTCGCGATCTTCCCGATCCTGCTGATCTACAGCGTGGCCCTGACCAATACCGTGGGCAGTTTCATCGAGCACCAACTGCACCTGCAGCCACCCCCGCGCGCGGCGTTGGCATTTGTGCTGATCCTGGGCTTGTTGGCGGTGGTACGCTGCGGTGAGCGGGTGATCGTCAAGGCCATGAGCCTGATGGTCTACCCCTTCATCGTCGCGCTGCTGTTTTTGGCGGTGTTCCTGATGCCGCACTGGAACGGCGGCATCCTCAGCACGGCCAGTAATGTGCCAGAGCCTTCGGCCTTCCTGCACACCCTGTGGCTGGCGATTCCGGTGATGGTGTTCTCGTTCAACCATTCGCCGATCATCTCGGCTTTTGCGGTGGACCAGAAGCGCACCTATGGCGCCAATGCCGAGCAGCGCAGCTCGCAGATCCTGCGCCGCGCCCACGGCTTGATGGTGGTGATGGTGCTGTTTTTCGTGTTCAGCTGCGTGCTGACCCTGTCGCCAGCGCAGTTGGCCGAAGCCAAGGCCCAGAACCTGTCGATCCTGTCATACCTGGCCAACCACTTCAGCAACCCGACCATCGCGTTCGCCGCGCCATTGATCGCGTTCGTGGCCATTGCCAAGTCGTTCCTGGGGCACTACATCGGTGCCAGCGAAGGCCTCAAGGGCCTGGTGGCCAAAAGCGGTCGCAAGCCGGGCGCCAAAGCCCTGGACCGCATGGTGGCAGCCTTCATGCTGGTGGTGTGCTGGTTGGTGGCGACACTTAACCCAAGCATCCTGGGCATGATCGAAACCTGGGGCGGCCCGGTGATCGCGGCCATCCTGTTTTTGATGCCGATGTACGCCATCCGCCGCATCCCGGCCATGCGCCAGTATTCGGGGCAGATGTCCAACGTGTTTGTGACCCTGGTGGGCCTGGTGGCGATTTCGGCACTGGTGTACACGCTTTAGGCTTAGACTGTTCAGGCCTGCGCGCTCACCCGCGCGGCGCAGGCCTGACGGAGAGCCCCAATGGACGCCCCACCCGTATACCTTGCCGGTTTTGATGTGTTCCGGCGAGATGCCATCGAGCAGGGCCGCACCCTCAAGCGGTTGTGTGCCGAACAGGGCTTGCTAGGCCTGTACCCCTTCGATAACCAGATCCCCGCCAACCTGTCGCCAACGCGGTCGGCCGCGCTGATCTGCCAGCAGAACATTGCCATGATCCGCGAAAGCCACGCGGTGCTGGCCAACCTCAACCTGTTCCGCGGCCTTGAACCCGACTCCGGCACCGCTTTTGAAATGGGCATGGCCGTGGCCTTGGGCAAACCGGTGTGGGTGTACTTCGAGCCTGTAGACTCACTTCGCGACCTGGTGCCGCATGATGCCGAGGGTTTCGATGCACAGGGTTACCAAGTGGAAGA contains:
- a CDS encoding PAAR domain-containing protein encodes the protein MSIGYFIGLGDKTTCGGTVLEGDPRINMYGVLHSCEGDQVSCGKDGKAYQILGGISHMISHGRRMAGTLDSFSGCPCQAQLIPSVFTATYQFKAPSEGASATQMATAFTPEPKRTQASAPIQHGAARQDCSLEEEEEEEELQAHGIVLRLGLFFDGTGNNQGNSATGEGCRARDVGLDGEATADIRQRCAAFGYEASGVVPANSYGSETSNVARLHDLYPDHSSKTLASDANEAHIKVYIEGIGTTSGQGDSLYSQGTGRGSTGVVARVEQAPASVLQQLRQLQEYNPKLKINRIEVDLFGFSRGAAAARHCANDLLKGPKSLLAKVLPAGSPLLAADFNWLPGRDLILNFIGLFDTVAGIVDPLSNDFSPHNILNPGVNLRLAPRAARQIVQLVADDEYRHNFSLTRTDNDLFVPGCHSDVGGGYLPLATEKLLLSKPVSSLSPLHEPNEHSEAYRRTQQRLEHTLEILRPFIPPADLNILTWQVTTQHRGRDTQPQKRVYAAISGQRQVRGELSLVYLRIMRALGIRGGVAFDPVPDIPAFALPTELQPIAVKLQAYALHEPFTRLTAEDIALLRRHYIHLSAHWNASKGWSNSDLEAVFINRPAEGNLRAKYHQ
- a CDS encoding sensor histidine kinase — encoded protein: MQGTSTLFARLFGMSMVAIVVAHVVAYFWFQKYGMGPPHSPTLDESGRLIAHPPPNTPPMAFLVIQFISIIAVAWWGARLLSRPIRQFSEAAERLSENLDSEPLEETGPRESRQAAHIFNRMQQRIRQQVRQRSQMLGAVSHDLRTPLSRMKLRIEQVDDLKLQSQMRQDLDDMISMLDATLSYLHEQRTCEAVQLYDVQALVESLCENAQDHGDDISTRGHCRPLLVQPIALRSCLSNLIDNALRYGGATLVDLRDSASQVTIRIIDHGPGIEASLRETVFEAFYRVEGSRNRNSGGVGLGMTLARDAVMRLGGSITLEETPGGGLTAVVSFKRV
- a CDS encoding response regulator, encoding MQTLTTTPVDTDSSLDADKRWYTTALVVDDDVPLRELLSDYLARFGIQATGVGDGVEMRRALAEQSFDVVVLDLMLPGEDGLSLCRWLRSTSDVPILMLTARCEPTDRIIGLELGADDYMAKPFEPRELVARIQTVLRRVRDERSEQRVSVRFDNWRLDSVLRQLVSTDGLTVPLSNAEFRLLWVFLENPRQVLSREHLLDNARGRAIEAFDRSIDLLVSRLRQKLGDDPKSPRLIKTLRGEGYLFDAQEIA
- the nhaA gene encoding Na+/H+ antiporter NhaA, which gives rise to MPAENAPAAKPVIPRPQVLTERALSALERFSHIEAVSGIALLVAALLALAWANSSYADGYTHFWETPITLSLGAYSLSQSVHFLVNDVLMTVFFLVVGAEIRQEIHNGALATVKLAFLPLGAALGGVIVPALIYLAINHGTEAVHGWAIPTATDIAFAVGVLALLGKSVPGGVRVLLLALAIIDDIVAILIIAIFYTASLDYAGIAIAAAGVLMVLAFQRMGIGKAALYLLPGAIIWYGLFKTGVHPTLAGVILGLLTPVRSMPMKEKPLDMIQRNFHELVDRFSGKPEAQQSVSAPLKQLRQAQREMLTPVQRVQSSLHPWVAFGIMPLFALANAGVNLAGADLNNHLSQQAFIAVIVALVLGKPLGVIMACSLLVKSRCCELPAGVTWGGVALVGLLAGIGFTMSIFISALAFIDPSLLSAAKLAVLCASVVAALLGLSWGWMLRRRQ
- a CDS encoding TRAP transporter large permease, which encodes MDALILLGSFVVLILIGMPVAFALGLSALIGAWWIDIPFDALMIQVAGGVNKFSLLAIPFFVLAGAIMAEGGMSRRLVAFAGVLVGFVRGGLSLVNIVASTFFGAISGSSVADTASVGSVLIPEMERNGYPREFSTAVTVSGSVQALLTPPSHNSVLYSLAAGGTVSIGSLFIAGIMPGLLLSAVMMVLCMIFARRRNYPKGEVIPLRQALKIAAEALWGMMAMVIILGGILSGIFTATESAAIAVLWAFFVTMFIYRDYKWRDLPKLMHRAVRTVSIVMILIGFAASFGYILTLMEIPMKITAAFLTLSDNRYVILMCINVMLLLLGTMMDMAPLILILTPILLPVIIGIGVDPVHFGMIMLVNLGIGLITPPVGAVLFVGAAVGKVSIESTVKALIPFYVALLLVLMAVTYIPAISLWLPGLVL
- a CDS encoding TRAP transporter small permease — translated: MKNSILRFNDGLYRMCIAIAGLSMLTMALIIPWGIFARYVLGSGSSWPEPTAILLMVVFTFFGAAASYRAGAHMAVNMATERMPPVLRKSAAIAVQLLMALMCVFMAVKGLKLCSNTWNQFLGEMPGLRVGISYLPIPVGGILTLVFVLEKLFLGDQSHRRAVRLDWAEESEGAV
- a CDS encoding TRAP transporter substrate-binding protein, with protein sequence MDFTRKLTAALPLALLLSGTALADVKIKFAEVHPSGYPTVVAEQEMGNKLVKDSNGDISFKMFAGGVLGSEKEVVEQVQANAIQMTRVSLGIVGPVVPDVNVFNLPFVFRDHAHMRKVIDGEIGQEMLDKITHSEFNLVALAWMDGGTRNLYTKKPVRDIADLKGMKIRVQGNPVFIDTINAMGGNGIAMATGEIFSALQTGVIDGAENNPPTLLEHNHYQSAKYYTLTEHLILPEPVVMSKATWNTLSPEQKTLVKKLAVEAQAEERVLWDKKSAESETKLKAAGVEFITLTPAQKKAFYDATADVRSKYGAPYTDLIKRIEAVQ
- a CDS encoding serine/threonine transporter, encoding MNEQANSLDQAYAAPQAQLSPWSRHDTTWMLGLFGTAIGAGTLFLPINAGLGGFWPLLILAVLAFPMTYYAHRGLTRFVLSGRDGADITEVVEEHFGLKAGALITLLYFFAIFPILLIYSVALTNTVGSFIEHQLHLQPPPRAALAFVLILGLLAVVRCGERVIVKAMSLMVYPFIVALLFLAVFLMPHWNGGILSTASNVPEPSAFLHTLWLAIPVMVFSFNHSPIISAFAVDQKRTYGANAEQRSSQILRRAHGLMVVMVLFFVFSCVLTLSPAQLAEAKAQNLSILSYLANHFSNPTIAFAAPLIAFVAIAKSFLGHYIGASEGLKGLVAKSGRKPGAKALDRMVAAFMLVVCWLVATLNPSILGMIETWGGPVIAAILFLMPMYAIRRIPAMRQYSGQMSNVFVTLVGLVAISALVYTL
- a CDS encoding nucleoside 2-deoxyribosyltransferase translates to MDAPPVYLAGFDVFRRDAIEQGRTLKRLCAEQGLLGLYPFDNQIPANLSPTRSAALICQQNIAMIRESHAVLANLNLFRGLEPDSGTAFEMGMAVALGKPVWVYFEPVDSLRDLVPHDAEGFDAQGYQVEDFSLPRNLMLACTWAGSSTNAEHAVSDLSAYLQSHVSEEHHRG